In Hermetia illucens chromosome 5, iHerIll2.2.curated.20191125, whole genome shotgun sequence, a single window of DNA contains:
- the LOC119658506 gene encoding fl(2)d-associated complex component: protein MDPKKSSKDLSRKHKRNRHPSSSETSSSDSETASSSDTNSSSSADKKTSSRKKIKKSRAMRASSSSSDDERQRKREKHACHKKLEAKKLHLKRKLKEAKAKKRTASPSMRRRSPSPQKVRKLVVSVPNEKKHHSSSSKDRLREKEREREREQREREREKEREREKEREKLRMRERERLRSRSPKRVKSRSPKSSRCRDMKRKSPIEKHQHHLSPREKIVCQSRRERSPLDRKKDVRRQHESRERERRERERIEREAARNKEREEALARCQERQRERERLAAKEKTRREKEKEYKSDRLLPRPAEREMAIAAARAGSRERSFEADPRRIHTAHRDVRGDPTYDRAYEREREYLAHEHRLERDDRRELDRERDYLALRRREAISPQRLRDYPERIRPSERDLYPEEPRYERERVYAARGYTSEDLHHRERNWEREHDITPRDPRDRELDHYAIERQPVAREWEAEADWPPQDHAQWEESWPRGEPAEENWDTEEGYQGVAPDWEDRRLNTDLPPRDDHLKTHGSRRWPSDWRGGVNEERHATGSFRHGGATTTSSQPIEYSHERTETMYRGRHHQQHGHHSSTGGSGYHHPRPLFPSKRQMTYTNPNQGVHSASTSSSVNASAVPGTANVNSSITANIPSLMATEIPNPMEEEAKAAAAAEVKPQEVEPAKPEEPPAVITQPPKEASAPDTTAISPQPPDAEAEEPIPDDLSEISDDADEILNKVEEVQEPAPENPQPEPEKGEQTTTSEDPAQTTTETVAEKEAKSAEALSDKESRTEAEDTPKQAVEQQAQPVANDDKNDLLDFEEISDGEWEEDSRSKNLGDALGVDWASLVEESKNRESLTEKQTTAKQKWQPHRIILDVGISVKAAGVEFAAKTLQECKQQLNEELVKEEIKSEPNIKLENDENTQKPVVDTKIKVENDSSMTGSILNPETIACVQVEQAKKVDLKENLIFNACGRNSRALSARMDLKRRRQMCGLPVREVNCTYAPSEYLKKLAMDTFLKTMQQRGENLVTSACK from the coding sequence ATGGACCCGAAAAAGTCATCGAAAGACCTCTCCCGAAAGCACAAGCGCAATCGTCATCCATCATCATCAGAGACGTCGAGTTCAGATTCAGAAACTGCATCAAGCAGCGATACGAATTCTTCGTCGAGTGCCGACAAAAAGACTTCATCACGTAAGAAGATAAAAAAATCACGTGCAATGCGAGCATCAAGCAGTTCATCAGATGACGAAAGACAAAGAAAACGCGAGAAGCATGCCTGTCACAAAAAACTCGAGGCCAAGAAATTGCACTTGAAACGAAAACTTAAAGAAGCCAAAGCCAAAAAGAGAACTGCATCGCCGAGTATGCGTCGTAGAAGTCCTAGTCCACAGAAAGTTCGAAAATTGGTCGTGAGTGTGCCAAATGAGAAAAAACATCACAGTTCCTCCTCGAAGGATCGTTTACGTGAAAAAGAGCGAGAACGTGAAAGGGAGCAACGTGAGCGGGAACGTGAAAAGGAGCGAGAGCGTGAAAAAGAACGTGAAAAACTTAGAATGAGGGAGCGTGAACGTTTGCGAAGCAGATCCCCGAAAAGAGTGAAATCAAGATCACCGAAATCTTCCCGTTGTCGTGATATGAAAAGGAAGTCACCGATTGAAAAACACCAACACCACTTGTCTCCACGGGAAAAAATAGTATGTCAATCTAGACGCGAGCGAAGTCCTTTGGACCGGAAAAAAGACGTAAGGCGACAGCACGAAAGTCGGGAACGCGAACGACGTGAAAGGGAGAGAATAGAACGAGAAGCAGCCCGGAATAAAGAGCGTGAAGAGGCACTTGCCCGCTGTCAGGAACGGCAAAGGGAGCGTGAGCGCTTGGCAGCTAAGGAGAAGACTCGTCGAGAGAAAGAGAAGGAATACAAAAGCGATCGCCTACTTCCTCGACCAGCAGAAAGAGAAATGGCAATTGCTGCCGCTCGCGCGGGGAGTCGCGAACGGTCTTTTGAAGCAGATCCGAGACGTATACATACAGCACATCGCGACGTTCGCGGTGATCCAACATATGACCGAGCTTACGAACGGGAGCGAGAATATCTAGCCCATGAGCATAGGCTGGAACGTGACGATCGCCGTGAACTCGATCGCGAACGTGATTATTTGGCTTTACGTCGACGAGAAGCTATTAGTCCACAAAGACTGCGAGATTATCCAGAGAGAATACGCCCATCTGAACGTGATCTGTACCCCGAAGAGCCACGATATGAACGGGAGCGAGTATACGCTGCGAGAGGATACACTTCTGAAGACTTGCATCACAGGGAAAGAAACTGGGAACGAGAACATGATATTACTCCACGTGATCCACGCGATCGCGAGTTAGACCATTACGCGATTGAAAGACAACCAGTTGCCAGAGAGTgggaagctgaagcggattGGCCTCCCCAAGACCATGCGCAATGGGAGGAATCCTGGCCACGAGGTGAACCTGCAGAGGAAAATTGGGATACAGAAGAAGGTTATCAAGGTGTAGCGCCTGATTGGGAGGATCGACGATTAAATACGGACTTGCCACCCAGAGATGATCATCTGAAAACTCATGGCTCCAGACGGTGGCCATCAGATTGGCGTGGCGGTGTCAACGAAGAGCGACATGCCACTGGAAGCTTCAGACACGGAGGAGCAACAACAACAAGTTCACAACCAATTGAATACTCTCATGAGAGGACAGAAACTATGTATCGCGGGCGGCATCATCAGCAGCATGGACATCATTCTTCGACTGGTGGAAGTGGCTACCATCATCCTAGACCACTTTTTCCATCCAAGCGGCAGATGACGTACACAAATCCCAATCAAGGCGTTCATTCGGCATCTACTTCATCCTCAGTAAATGCTTCAGCTGTTCCAGGGACAGCAAATGTAAATTCTTCAATAACTGCAAACATACCATCTTTAATGGCGACCGAGATACCTAATCCTATGGAGGAGGAAGCAAAGGCGGCGGCGGCAGCTGAAGTGAAACCACAAGAAGTTGAACCCGCAAAACCGGAAGAGCCTCCTGCAGTTATCACGCAACCACCCAAAGAAGCTAGTGCTCCGGATACAACTGCGATTTCTCCACAGCCTCCAGACGCAGAAGCAGAAGAACCCATCCCTGACGACTTAAGCGAGATTAGTGATGATGCGGATGAAATTTTGAACAAAGTTGAAGAAGTTCAAGAACCTGCACCTGAAAACCCACAACCAGAACCTGAAAAGGGCGAACAAACAACAACCTCGGAAGATCCTGCTCAGACTACAACTGAAACTGTCGCAGAGAAGGAAGCCAAATCCGCTGAAGCACTGTCAGATAAAGAATCTCGAACAGAAGCTGAAGATACTCCGAAGCAGGCTGTGGAACAACAAGCGCAACCAGTCGCAAATGATGACAAAAACGATCTTTTGGATTTCGAAGAAATTTCCGATGGAGAGTGGGAAGAAGACTCCCGTTCTAAGAACCTTGGTGACGCGCTGGGCGTGGACTGGGCCTCGTTAGTGGAGGAGTCAAAAAATCGCGAAAGTTTGacagaaaaacaaacaacagcAAAACAGAAATGGCAGCCTCATAGGATCATTCTAGATGTTGGTATATCAGTTAAGGCTGCTGGGGTAGAATTCGCAGCCAAAACTCTACAAGAGTGCAAGCAACAACTTAACGAGGAACTCGTCAAGGAAGAGATCAAATCGGAACCCAACATCAAGTTGGAAAATGACGAAAATACTCAGAAACCTGTGGTGGATACGAAGATCAAAGTAGAAAATGATTCATCGATGACAGGGAGCATTCTGAATCCGGAGACTATCGCCTGTGTACAGGTTGAACAAGCTAAGAAGGTAGATCTTAAGGAGAATCTTATATTCAATGCTTGTGGACGTAACAGTAGAGCGCTTAGTGCTCgaatggatttgaagaggagacGGCAGATGTGCGGTTTGCCGGTACGCGAAGTTAATTGTACATATGCTCCTAGTGAGTATCTAAAGAAATTGGCAATGGATACGTTTTTGAAGACCATGCAACAGCGTGGCGAGAATTTAGTAACTAGTGCTTGTAAGTGA